A window of Longispora fulva contains these coding sequences:
- a CDS encoding GntR family transcriptional regulator, with amino-acid sequence MSEHDLPTLRLPSAARRTLREEVTAALRAALISGELRPAVVYSAATLASTFGVSVTPVREALLDLVKEGMFEVVRNRGFRVTALSDRDLDEFLEIRALIEVPMMRRVIEQASQPALTALRPIADEIVAAAERGDLIAYIDADLRFHLGLLALAGNQHLVSVVNELRTRSRLYGLAELHERGGLVDSAREHHTLLDALAKGDTEASEKIMTVHINHVRTIWAS; translated from the coding sequence GTGAGTGAACACGACCTCCCCACGCTCCGGCTGCCGTCCGCAGCCCGGCGCACCCTCCGCGAGGAGGTCACGGCCGCGCTGCGGGCCGCCCTGATCTCCGGCGAGCTGCGCCCGGCGGTGGTCTACTCGGCCGCCACCCTCGCCAGCACGTTCGGCGTCTCGGTCACGCCGGTCCGCGAGGCTCTCCTCGACCTGGTCAAGGAGGGCATGTTCGAGGTCGTCCGCAACCGGGGCTTCCGGGTCACCGCCCTGTCGGACCGCGACCTCGACGAGTTCCTGGAGATCCGGGCCCTGATCGAGGTCCCCATGATGCGCCGGGTCATCGAGCAGGCCAGCCAGCCAGCCCTCACCGCCCTGCGTCCGATCGCCGACGAGATCGTCGCGGCGGCCGAGCGCGGCGACCTGATCGCCTACATCGACGCCGACCTGCGCTTCCACCTGGGCCTGCTCGCCCTCGCCGGCAACCAGCACCTGGTCAGCGTCGTCAACGAGCTGCGCACCCGCTCCCGGCTCTACGGCCTCGCCGAGCTGCACGAGCGCGGCGGCCTGGTCGACTCGGCCCGCGAGCACCACACGCTCCTGGACGCCCTCGCGAAGGGCGACACCGAGGCGTCCGAGAAGATCATGACGGTGCACATCAACCACGTGCGCACCATCTGGGCCTCTTAA
- a CDS encoding DUF397 domain-containing protein, which translates to MTTHLNGAPWRKSNRSGNDAACVEVALLPQVTGVRDSKDQGGPVLIFSTTDWVTFTVALKAGAL; encoded by the coding sequence GTGACCACACACCTGAACGGGGCACCGTGGCGGAAAAGTAACCGTAGCGGCAATGACGCGGCGTGCGTCGAGGTCGCGCTGCTTCCCCAGGTGACCGGGGTGCGGGACAGCAAGGACCAGGGCGGGCCGGTGCTCATCTTCTCCACCACCGACTGGGTCACGTTCACCGTCGCGCTCAAGGCCGGCGCGCTGTAG
- a CDS encoding type II toxin-antitoxin system RelE family toxin translates to MTHQGQGGYQLRVAGPAARALAGRLPEKVAAAVYEFITTTLLDNPRRVGKPLALPPYQGTWSARRGSYRVLYEIDDQARTVTVTVIEHRGDVYRSRG, encoded by the coding sequence GTGACCCACCAGGGCCAGGGCGGTTACCAGCTGCGGGTCGCTGGCCCGGCCGCGCGTGCGCTCGCGGGTCGGCTTCCGGAGAAGGTGGCGGCGGCGGTCTACGAGTTCATCACGACGACGCTACTCGACAACCCCCGCAGGGTCGGAAAGCCGTTGGCGCTCCCGCCATACCAGGGCACGTGGTCCGCACGGCGAGGTAGCTACCGGGTCCTTTACGAGATCGATGACCAGGCCCGAACCGTGACCGTGACCGTGATCGAGCACCGAGGTGACGTCTACCGGTCGCGCGGCTAG
- a CDS encoding type II toxin-antitoxin system Phd/YefM family antitoxin, producing the protein MTILPFTDVRNRLSELIDEVGRTHERVTITRHGQDVAVLLSPADLEALEETLEVLSSPEAMRQLAESREAIEAGDVLDAEELAALMAKRAKKVA; encoded by the coding sequence ATGACGATTCTGCCGTTCACTGACGTCCGCAACCGGCTGTCGGAGTTGATCGACGAAGTGGGTCGCACGCACGAGCGCGTGACGATCACCCGGCATGGCCAAGACGTCGCGGTCCTGCTGTCCCCGGCCGATCTGGAAGCGCTCGAGGAGACTCTCGAGGTGCTCTCCAGCCCGGAAGCCATGCGTCAGCTCGCGGAGTCGCGCGAAGCGATCGAGGCTGGCGACGTGCTCGACGCTGAGGAACTTGCGGCGTTGATGGCCAAGCGCGCCAAGAAGGTCGCGTGA
- a CDS encoding DUF4352 domain-containing protein, with amino-acid sequence MDGSATWGGSQTTAGAPLWGAHHAAGGAPAPGYPRPPAKSNKTLFIALGAAGAILLLICVGCVVGFQILRDGTHPEARGSSRPTPEATRSWFPWEAPQTAAPSPSAPVVGLNTPVRDGLFEFTVSKVECGVPEIRRDVLTRKAQGQFCLVSLSVKNVGQKQGQFQEFSQSAFGQDGTKYGTDSGASLYLNPGHVTFGLDSVNPGVESSGTLAFDIPKGAGLAYLTLHETMSSTGAKVTIS; translated from the coding sequence GTGGACGGGTCTGCGACCTGGGGTGGGTCCCAGACGACTGCCGGGGCTCCGCTGTGGGGCGCGCACCACGCGGCGGGCGGCGCTCCGGCACCGGGCTACCCCCGGCCGCCAGCCAAGAGCAACAAGACGCTGTTCATCGCCCTCGGCGCGGCCGGCGCGATACTGCTGCTGATCTGCGTGGGCTGCGTCGTCGGCTTCCAGATCCTCCGGGACGGGACGCATCCGGAGGCGCGGGGAAGCTCCCGCCCCACACCGGAAGCCACCCGCTCATGGTTCCCGTGGGAGGCCCCTCAGACCGCCGCCCCCTCGCCGTCCGCGCCCGTGGTCGGCCTGAACACCCCGGTCCGCGACGGGCTGTTCGAGTTCACCGTGAGCAAGGTGGAATGCGGGGTGCCGGAGATCAGGCGCGACGTACTCACCCGCAAGGCGCAGGGCCAGTTCTGCCTGGTCAGTCTGAGCGTGAAGAACGTCGGACAGAAGCAGGGCCAGTTCCAGGAGTTCAGTCAGAGCGCGTTCGGCCAGGACGGCACCAAGTACGGCACGGACTCCGGCGCCTCCCTGTACCTCAACCCCGGCCACGTGACCTTCGGCCTGGACAGCGTCAACCCTGGCGTGGAGTCGAGCGGGACACTGGCGTTCGACATCCCGAAGGGCGCAGGCCTGGCGTACCTGACCCTGCACGAGACGATGTCCTCCACCGGAGCCAAGGTCACGATCAGCTGA
- the nfi gene encoding deoxyribonuclease V (cleaves DNA at apurinic or apyrimidinic sites): MPALPTTAEEAVALQRALRHQVEVSPGPTNPRTVAGLDVAYADGSDRVAAAVVVLDAGNLLPVQQATATGLATFPYVPGLFAFRELPTLLEALAQLTVTPDVLVCDGQGLAHPERFGLACHVGLETGLPTIGVAKTLFIGEYEEPGDQRGDWSPLTDGGEVIGRVLRTRAGVKPVFVSVGHRFDLDSATELTLALTPRYRLPETTRAADQLSRLALRAG; this comes from the coding sequence GTGCCCGCGCTCCCCACGACGGCCGAGGAGGCCGTCGCCCTCCAGCGCGCGCTGCGACATCAGGTCGAGGTCTCCCCCGGCCCGACCAACCCCCGGACGGTCGCGGGACTCGACGTCGCCTACGCCGACGGGTCCGACCGGGTCGCCGCCGCTGTCGTGGTGCTCGACGCCGGCAACCTGCTGCCCGTTCAGCAGGCCACCGCCACCGGGCTGGCGACGTTCCCCTACGTGCCGGGGCTGTTCGCGTTCCGGGAGTTGCCGACGCTGCTCGAGGCGCTCGCCCAGCTGACCGTCACCCCGGACGTGCTGGTGTGTGACGGGCAGGGGCTCGCGCATCCGGAGCGGTTCGGGCTCGCGTGCCACGTCGGGCTGGAGACCGGGCTGCCGACGATCGGGGTGGCCAAGACCTTGTTCATCGGGGAGTACGAGGAGCCCGGGGACCAACGGGGCGACTGGTCGCCGCTCACGGACGGCGGTGAGGTGATCGGCCGGGTGCTGCGGACGAGGGCGGGGGTCAAGCCGGTGTTCGTGTCCGTGGGGCACCGGTTCGACCTGGACAGCGCGACGGAGCTGACTCTCGCTCTGACGCCGAGGTACCGGCTGCCCGAGACCACCCGGGCCGCCGACCAGTTGTCGCGGCTCGCCCTTCGGGCCGGGTGA
- a CDS encoding FG-GAP repeat domain-containing protein, with translation MNTYVRRALAGLVAATALTGSLLAAVTPAHASFTSSLGGSISRSEVIERAQYWVDHQPGDYNQGASSPGPTGDRNYRRDCSGFVDMAWHLNSDPNTQGLPGVSTEIARTDLQAGDILDSYYDHVILFNAWEADHVHYSYYAFGATPVHFVPRASINDAQIDGHPNGDYKAYRYRNITGSQTAASASPMFADLDGDGRAEMIVASPNGNVTAYRNVSTSGLWAAGFYTGSDYMVVAGVGSNYDKLRFADLDKDGRAEMIIAQADGSVVAYRNINTSGLWAAGFFTGVDYMTVAGVGSNYDKVRFADLDKDGRAEMIIAQADGSVVAYRNINTTGLWAAGFFTGVDYMNVAGVGSNYDKVRFADLDKDGRAEMIIAQADGSLIAYRNINTTGLWAAGFFTGVDYMNVAGVGSNYDRVRFADLDKDGRAEMIIAAADGNVTAYRNINTTGLWAAGFYTGADYMVVATGVH, from the coding sequence ATGAACACGTACGTTCGCCGTGCCCTCGCGGGCCTCGTCGCCGCCACCGCCCTGACCGGTAGCCTGCTCGCCGCCGTCACTCCGGCCCACGCCTCGTTCACCTCCAGCCTCGGCGGCTCGATCAGCCGCTCCGAGGTGATCGAACGCGCCCAGTACTGGGTCGACCACCAGCCCGGCGACTACAACCAGGGCGCGAGCTCACCCGGCCCGACCGGGGACCGCAACTACCGTCGCGACTGCTCCGGATTCGTCGACATGGCCTGGCACCTCAACTCCGACCCCAACACCCAGGGCCTGCCCGGCGTCTCCACCGAGATCGCCCGCACCGACCTACAGGCCGGCGACATCCTCGACAGCTACTACGACCACGTGATCCTGTTCAACGCCTGGGAGGCCGACCACGTCCACTACTCCTACTACGCCTTCGGCGCGACCCCGGTGCACTTCGTGCCCCGAGCCTCCATCAACGACGCCCAGATCGACGGCCACCCCAACGGCGACTACAAGGCGTACCGGTACCGGAACATCACCGGCAGCCAGACCGCAGCCTCGGCGTCGCCGATGTTCGCCGACCTGGACGGCGACGGCCGGGCCGAGATGATCGTCGCCTCCCCCAACGGGAACGTGACCGCCTACCGCAACGTCAGCACCAGCGGGCTGTGGGCGGCGGGCTTCTACACGGGCAGCGACTACATGGTCGTCGCCGGGGTCGGCAGCAACTACGACAAGCTGCGCTTCGCCGACCTGGACAAGGACGGCCGCGCTGAGATGATCATCGCTCAGGCCGACGGCTCCGTGGTCGCCTACCGCAACATCAACACGAGTGGGCTGTGGGCTGCGGGCTTCTTCACAGGCGTCGACTACATGACGGTCGCCGGCGTGGGGAGCAACTATGACAAGGTGCGGTTCGCCGACCTGGACAAGGACGGCCGCGCTGAGATGATCATCGCTCAGGCCGACGGCTCCGTGGTCGCCTACCGCAACATCAACACGACCGGCCTGTGGGCTGCGGGCTTCTTCACCGGCGTCGACTACATGAACGTCGCCGGGGTCGGCAGCAACTACGACAAGGTGCGCTTCGCCGACCTGGACAAGGACGGCCGCGCTGAGATGATCATCGCCCAGGCCGACGGTTCCCTGATCGCGTACCGCAACATCAACACCACTGGCCTGTGGGCTGCGGGCTTCTTCACCGGCGTCGACTACATGAACGTCGCCGGGGTGGGCAGCAACTACGACCGGGTGCGGTTCGCTGACCTGGACAAGGACGGCCGCGCCGAGATGATCATCGCGGCGGCCGACGGCAACGTGACCGCGTACCGCAACATCAACACCACCGGCCTGTGGGCTGCGGGCTTCTACACCGGCGCCGACTACATGGTGGTCGCCACGGGCGTGCACTAA
- a CDS encoding helix-turn-helix domain-containing protein: MANETGTLRSLMLGKQLRELREAAGFTLDAVAEHINKSGGTVSRYENAHVPINWPDVDALLSLYGVHDAAHRAGLIQLAKDAWKRGWWDEYGDVLPGQFLDLVWLESRATRIQIFTLGYVPGLVQSRGYMQALFDEDPSFDAEQRERGIQLRAKRQELLDQLHHPEISVILDESILLRPIGGPATMADQLRHLLVLGDRPGVSIRVLPRDTEMHRALGGGFTLLHLGEPFLPFGYFENLAGCLYVESPKVNKILSTYDDIDRAALDPEASAALIEAASRDLRDHTPERGTVAEK, from the coding sequence GTGGCTAATGAAACCGGCACGCTCCGGAGTCTCATGCTCGGCAAGCAACTGAGGGAACTCCGGGAGGCTGCCGGGTTCACGTTGGACGCGGTCGCCGAACACATCAACAAGAGCGGCGGCACGGTCAGCCGCTACGAGAACGCGCACGTCCCGATCAACTGGCCCGACGTCGACGCACTGCTCAGCCTCTACGGCGTGCACGACGCGGCACACCGGGCCGGTCTGATCCAGCTGGCGAAGGATGCCTGGAAGCGCGGCTGGTGGGACGAATACGGCGACGTGCTGCCGGGACAGTTTCTCGACCTGGTGTGGCTGGAGTCGCGGGCCACGCGCATCCAGATCTTCACCCTCGGCTACGTGCCGGGCCTCGTTCAGTCGCGCGGCTACATGCAGGCGTTGTTCGACGAGGATCCGTCATTCGACGCCGAACAGCGCGAGCGGGGCATCCAACTTCGCGCGAAACGGCAGGAACTCCTCGACCAACTGCACCACCCCGAGATCTCCGTGATCCTGGATGAGTCGATCCTGCTCAGGCCCATCGGCGGTCCGGCCACTATGGCCGACCAGCTCCGTCATCTCCTCGTCCTGGGAGACCGGCCCGGTGTCTCCATTCGCGTCCTGCCCCGTGACACGGAGATGCATCGCGCCCTGGGCGGCGGCTTCACACTCCTCCACCTCGGCGAGCCCTTCCTCCCGTTCGGATATTTCGAGAACCTGGCCGGCTGCCTCTACGTGGAATCCCCGAAGGTCAACAAGATCCTGTCGACGTACGATGACATCGACCGGGCTGCCCTCGACCCCGAGGCGTCAGCCGCGCTGATCGAAGCGGCGAGTAGGGATCTGCGTGACCACACACCTGAACGGGGCACCGTGGCGGAAAAGTAA